In one window of Photorhabdus laumondii subsp. laumondii DNA:
- a CDS encoding SMI1/KNR4 family protein codes for MNTKLNDVIEEIERLSDGQRNDVDLPDDELISQYEKEIGFEFSNDYKEVLKKISNIFYGTIDLLSVTRDKKYYGELSQALSDAREQGLPENLLPICEDNGSYYCIDYDGKIKYWTLDGYNEESWPDLASWIKQVWIEGN; via the coding sequence ATGAATACTAAACTTAATGATGTTATTGAAGAAATCGAACGCTTATCAGATGGTCAAAGAAATGATGTTGATTTGCCAGATGATGAATTAATTTCTCAGTATGAAAAAGAAATTGGTTTCGAATTTTCAAATGATTATAAAGAGGTTTTGAAAAAAATAAGTAATATATTCTACGGAACTATAGATTTGTTATCTGTTACCCGTGATAAAAAATATTATGGAGAACTGTCACAAGCGTTAAGCGATGCAAGAGAGCAAGGGCTACCTGAAAATTTGCTCCCGATCTGTGAAGATAATGGCAGTTATTATTGTATTGATTATGACGGAAAAATTAAGTACTGGACGCTTGATGGTTATAACGAGGAAAGTTGGCCTGATCTTG
- a CDS encoding HNH/ENDO VII family nuclease produces the protein MAVNVAMEWVVVENNALASRNLGDCRTLSPEACGKAKELSQRILDKGLPSVEDMRGKLASCQDDSCRKGVWTEYRQASDATINSLKQMALNGELSREELAFINHELGKELAVSGYRANDKIGRSEQSSWLNGGSGPLSGFFNTELRQKELEKSGLSKADAAQYVKEEQRNLLLLETAVGAIGGAASNKIQAKPSSVSSKNNVDKSVPAEATQVQPNQTANKSSTTTQTDVAKYFGQDRKYWSAEPVPFKGNKVYQRNDLFDPSRIDPKSGKTNVELMRAGRAPIGNDGKPVNLHHMLQKQDGPIAEVTQSFHKDNHKVIHINDNSIPSGINRSEFNKWRSDYWKQRANDFK, from the coding sequence TTGGCGGTCAACGTCGCAATGGAATGGGTTGTTGTGGAGAATAATGCGCTGGCCTCGCGAAATCTGGGTGATTGCCGCACGCTGTCACCGGAAGCGTGCGGCAAGGCTAAGGAGCTGAGCCAGCGCATTCTGGATAAAGGCTTGCCGTCAGTGGAGGACATGCGCGGTAAACTGGCATCATGTCAGGATGACAGCTGCCGTAAAGGAGTCTGGACAGAGTACCGGCAGGCCAGTGATGCGACCATCAACAGCCTGAAACAGATGGCGTTGAATGGTGAGTTGAGTCGTGAAGAACTGGCATTCATCAACCATGAACTGGGCAAGGAGCTGGCCGTCTCAGGTTACCGTGCCAATGACAAGATAGGGCGTTCAGAGCAGAGCAGCTGGTTAAATGGCGGCAGCGGACCCCTCTCCGGGTTTTTTAACACGGAACTGCGTCAAAAAGAGCTGGAAAAATCGGGCTTGTCCAAAGCGGATGCGGCGCAGTACGTGAAGGAAGAGCAGCGCAACCTGTTGTTGCTGGAGACTGCGGTCGGGGCTATTGGGGGAGCAGCCAGTAATAAGATACAGGCGAAGCCATCATCTGTATCATCAAAAAATAATGTTGATAAAAGCGTTCCGGCGGAAGCTACTCAAGTACAGCCTAACCAAACGGCTAATAAATCAAGTACAACAACACAGACAGATGTCGCAAAATACTTTGGCCAGGACAGAAAATATTGGTCGGCTGAGCCAGTTCCCTTTAAGGGAAATAAGGTTTATCAACGAAATGACTTGTTTGATCCAAGCCGTATTGATCCTAAATCAGGTAAGACAAACGTAGAGCTTATGAGAGCTGGTAGAGCACCTATCGGTAATGATGGAAAACCTGTCAATTTACATCATATGTTACAAAAGCAGGATGGACCTATAGCTGAGGTAACGCAGAGTTTTCATAAGGATAATCATAAGGTCATACATATAAATGATAACAGTATCCCCTCAGGTATTAACCGCTCGGAGTTTAATAAGTGGCGTTCTGATTATTGGAAACAACGAGCTAACGATTTTAAATAG
- the xerC gene encoding site-specific tyrosine recombinase XerC translates to MANRKPRKGSLLTVDDVYRQPVGPAHDPKSLYALLLRFVAWRQERNWSETTLKVQTHHTYHFILWATDRGLYYAADITRPILERYQRYLYQYRKTNGEPLSIRTQRTQLQPLQVWFKWLTKQNLILANPAADIELPREEKRLPRYILSIDEIEHILSLPDPNTLQGARDRALMELLWSTGIRRSEAARLDIYSIDGSRKTVTIRQGKGNKDRVLPLGERALNWLQFYQQQIRPQLLVTPDIQSLFVAMDGLDGLQPNGITNAVSGYIRAAGIEKKGACHLFRHAMATQMLENGADLRWIQAMLGHASVESTQVYTQVSIRALQAVHASTHPAEQMADEKVRDADEVGLLADLYADDNADTDTPPDSSEPTSTADSR, encoded by the coding sequence ATGGCAAACCGTAAACCCCGCAAGGGAAGTCTCCTGACCGTCGATGACGTCTACCGTCAGCCTGTCGGTCCGGCACATGACCCAAAAAGCCTGTATGCGCTGCTGCTGCGCTTCGTGGCCTGGCGGCAGGAACGGAACTGGTCGGAAACCACGCTGAAAGTGCAGACCCATCACACCTATCACTTTATCCTGTGGGCCACGGACCGGGGCCTGTACTATGCCGCGGACATCACGCGGCCAATACTGGAGCGTTACCAGCGCTACCTGTACCAGTACCGCAAGACCAACGGAGAGCCGCTGAGCATCCGCACCCAACGCACGCAGTTGCAGCCGTTACAGGTATGGTTCAAATGGCTGACGAAACAGAACCTGATACTGGCGAACCCGGCAGCGGACATTGAGTTGCCGCGGGAAGAAAAACGCCTGCCGCGGTATATCCTGAGCATTGATGAAATCGAGCATATCCTGTCGCTGCCTGACCCGAATACGTTGCAGGGCGCGCGCGACCGGGCCCTGATGGAGCTGCTCTGGTCAACCGGGATACGACGCAGTGAAGCGGCCCGGCTCGATATCTACAGCATAGACGGGTCACGCAAAACGGTGACCATCCGGCAGGGCAAGGGGAATAAAGACCGGGTATTGCCCCTCGGCGAACGGGCCTTAAACTGGCTCCAGTTCTATCAGCAACAGATTCGCCCGCAACTGCTGGTCACCCCGGACATCCAATCACTGTTCGTGGCAATGGACGGTCTCGACGGGTTGCAGCCGAACGGTATCACGAATGCCGTAAGCGGTTATATCCGGGCCGCCGGCATTGAGAAAAAAGGTGCCTGCCACCTGTTCCGGCATGCGATGGCAACGCAGATGCTGGAGAACGGCGCGGACCTGCGCTGGATACAGGCCATGTTAGGCCATGCCAGCGTGGAGTCAACCCAGGTGTATACGCAGGTCTCTATCCGGGCCTTGCAGGCGGTGCACGCCAGCACCCATCCGGCGGAGCAAATGGCCGACGAAAAAGTCCGCGACGCCGATGAGGTGGGTTTACTGGCCGACCTGTACGCCGACGATAACGCCGACACGGACACGCCGCCGGACAGTTCAGAGCCGACCTCAACCGCCGATAGCCGCTGA
- a CDS encoding CHC2 zinc finger domain-containing protein, with amino-acid sequence MTRVPDTDLARLKQTVSLLGLARKQGRPMKKRGEDYVLRCPFHNEKTPSMVISPAKNLYHCFGCGAAGSVLDWVIQTEGVTLKIAIRRLRELAGLPDMDNAVVAASSLAAPPGSQAAPLPRPKLADLDDDGQALLHQVIDFYHQHLLASPEAKAWLERRGLNHPELVSHFKLGYAGHHGISGSAGLLPSKDSQEGQQLRGKLSGLGVLRTTTRQDHFRGCVVVPIIGWAESASVASRGRVLQLYGRRTQPDYKVLKDSPKHLYLSSPLAGVWNEAAMKAAAEIILCEALIDAMTFWCAGFRNVIAAFGVNGFNREHLEALQYHGVKRVLIAFDRDEAGDRGAANVAADLLEAGIEAWRVQFPPGMDANDYALKSGNAEHALGLALQQAVWLGQGTAPGAVFSHERPVLPTVTEKPQSAGVAKSSSLAAPPALTVAPVPCERTASGELLMKSGPRVWRIRGMKKSPVPDVMKVNVQVRDETSGLFHVDTLDMYHARHRQHYISTAAQELECELSVIKREAGRVLLMLEQQQDAQQQADAEASGTTAVTVSAEDEAAALALLTSPNLTEQIINDMAACGVVGESTNLLTGYLAAVSRKLDKPLAVLIQSSSAAGKSSLMDAVLNLMPEEERIQYSAMTGQSLYYLGETSLQHKILAIAEEEGVRQAAYALKLLQSDGELKIASTGKNEQSGELVTREYRVQGPVMLMLTTTAIDVDEELLNRCLVLTVNESREQTQAIHAMQRHRQTLAGLLADSEKGYLTQLHQNAQRLLRPLKVVNPYAHQLTFLSDKTRMRRDHMKYLTLIQAIALLHQYQREVKKTTHRGQVIEYIEVTQDDIALANRLAHEVLGRTLDEMPPQTRKLLLLIQEMVNAQAQIQHCQPNEVRFTRRDIRAFTHWSDSQLKNHCQRLTEMEYLLLHGGSRGHLLHYELLWDGEDNGAAHLCGLLDVGEADSETAGSERKSDPEGRKSSPSPGQVWPESGEEKPASAQTEQGPAGAQVRADENAVIKENNHRGALPVPDRDKTPAAVPTGHESKSDLNERQSASSLGQVRAKSGVKKSPSGQAEHGFSVPQVGVTEDTVIKGKKKTRPLSAPAPQSQPEVNHGKP; translated from the coding sequence ATGACCCGCGTTCCCGATACCGATTTAGCCCGCTTAAAGCAAACCGTCTCGTTACTGGGGCTGGCGCGTAAGCAAGGCCGTCCGATGAAAAAACGCGGTGAGGATTATGTGCTGCGCTGTCCGTTCCATAACGAGAAAACGCCCTCAATGGTGATATCGCCTGCTAAGAACCTGTATCACTGCTTTGGCTGTGGCGCAGCGGGATCGGTGCTGGACTGGGTGATACAAACGGAAGGGGTGACGCTGAAAATCGCTATCCGCCGGCTGCGGGAGCTGGCCGGGTTGCCGGATATGGACAATGCGGTTGTGGCCGCTTCTTCTTTAGCCGCCCCGCCGGGATCACAGGCGGCACCTCTGCCGCGCCCGAAACTGGCCGACCTGGACGATGACGGGCAGGCGCTGTTGCATCAGGTGATTGATTTTTATCATCAGCACTTACTGGCGTCACCGGAAGCCAAAGCCTGGCTGGAGCGGCGCGGGCTGAACCATCCTGAACTGGTCAGCCACTTTAAACTGGGGTATGCGGGCCATCACGGTATCAGCGGTTCCGCGGGGTTGTTGCCGTCCAAAGACAGTCAGGAAGGTCAGCAGTTGCGCGGCAAGCTGTCGGGGCTGGGCGTGTTGCGTACCACCACCCGGCAGGACCACTTCCGGGGCTGTGTCGTGGTGCCGATAATTGGCTGGGCCGAATCGGCCAGTGTGGCCAGCCGCGGGCGGGTGCTGCAACTGTATGGCCGCCGAACCCAGCCGGATTACAAAGTGCTGAAAGACAGCCCAAAGCATCTGTACCTGTCCTCACCACTGGCCGGGGTCTGGAATGAGGCAGCGATGAAAGCCGCTGCGGAAATTATCCTGTGCGAAGCGCTGATCGATGCTATGACCTTCTGGTGTGCCGGGTTCCGCAACGTGATCGCCGCGTTCGGGGTGAACGGGTTTAACCGTGAGCATCTCGAAGCCTTGCAGTATCACGGCGTGAAGCGGGTGCTGATTGCCTTTGACCGGGACGAGGCCGGAGACCGTGGCGCGGCTAATGTGGCGGCTGACTTACTGGAAGCCGGTATCGAGGCATGGCGGGTGCAGTTCCCGCCGGGCATGGATGCCAATGACTATGCGCTGAAAAGCGGCAATGCCGAACATGCGCTGGGGCTGGCCTTGCAACAGGCGGTCTGGCTGGGACAGGGAACAGCGCCGGGCGCGGTGTTCAGCCATGAGCGGCCCGTCTTGCCGACGGTGACGGAAAAGCCCCAAAGTGCCGGGGTGGCTAAATCTTCTTCTTTAGCCGCCCCGCCGGCGCTGACCGTTGCCCCCGTGCCCTGTGAGCGCACGGCGTCCGGTGAGTTGTTGATGAAAAGCGGCCCCCGGGTCTGGCGGATACGGGGGATGAAAAAATCCCCGGTACCGGACGTGATGAAAGTCAATGTGCAGGTGCGGGATGAAACGTCCGGCCTGTTCCATGTGGATACGCTGGACATGTATCACGCGCGGCATCGTCAGCACTACATCAGCACGGCGGCGCAAGAGCTGGAATGCGAGCTGTCGGTCATCAAACGCGAAGCCGGGCGGGTCTTGCTGATGCTGGAGCAGCAACAGGACGCGCAACAGCAAGCCGACGCCGAAGCCTCAGGGACAACGGCGGTGACGGTCAGCGCGGAAGACGAAGCCGCCGCGCTGGCGTTGCTAACATCGCCGAACCTGACAGAACAGATTATCAACGACATGGCCGCCTGTGGGGTGGTCGGCGAATCCACCAATCTGCTGACCGGGTATCTGGCGGCAGTCTCGCGCAAACTCGATAAACCGCTGGCCGTGTTAATCCAGAGCAGCAGCGCGGCAGGCAAGAGCAGCCTGATGGATGCCGTGCTGAACCTGATGCCGGAAGAGGAGCGTATCCAGTACTCGGCGATGACCGGACAGAGCCTGTATTACCTCGGCGAAACCAGCCTGCAACACAAAATACTGGCGATAGCCGAAGAAGAAGGGGTGCGGCAGGCGGCCTATGCCCTGAAACTGTTGCAGTCCGACGGCGAGCTGAAAATCGCCAGCACCGGCAAGAACGAGCAGAGCGGCGAACTGGTGACGCGGGAATACAGGGTACAGGGACCGGTGATGCTGATGTTAACGACGACGGCCATTGATGTGGATGAAGAGCTGCTGAACCGCTGTCTGGTGCTGACGGTCAACGAATCGCGTGAGCAGACGCAGGCTATCCACGCCATGCAGCGGCACCGCCAGACGCTGGCCGGGTTGCTGGCTGACTCGGAGAAAGGCTATCTGACGCAGTTACACCAGAACGCCCAGCGCCTGTTAAGGCCGCTGAAAGTGGTCAATCCTTACGCCCATCAACTGACGTTCCTGTCAGACAAAACCCGGATGCGGCGCGACCACATGAAATACCTGACGCTGATACAGGCCATTGCCCTGCTGCACCAGTATCAACGTGAAGTGAAGAAAACCACCCACCGCGGGCAGGTCATCGAATATATCGAAGTCACCCAGGACGACATTGCCCTGGCTAACCGGCTGGCGCATGAGGTGCTGGGGCGCACGCTGGATGAAATGCCGCCGCAGACGCGCAAGCTGTTACTGCTGATACAAGAGATGGTGAACGCACAGGCGCAAATCCAGCACTGCCAGCCAAATGAAGTCCGCTTTACCCGGCGGGATATCCGCGCCTTTACCCACTGGAGCGACAGCCAGCTCAAAAACCACTGTCAACGGCTGACGGAAATGGAATACCTGCTGTTGCATGGCGGCAGCCGGGGGCACCTGCTGCATTATGAACTGCTGTGGGACGGAGAAGACAACGGCGCAGCCCACCTGTGCGGCCTGCTGGATGTCGGAGAAGCGGACTCAGAAACCGCCGGCAGTGAACGCAAGTCTGACCCGGAAGGTCGTAAGTCTTCCCCAAGTCCGGGGCAAGTCTGGCCTGAGTCTGGGGAAGAAAAACCCGCGTCAGCCCAGACAGAACAAGGGCCGGCAGGGGCACAAGTCCGGGCAGATGAAAACGCAGTTATTAAGGAAAATAATCACAGAGGCGCATTGCCCGTACCCGACAGGGATAAAACGCCGGCAGCCGTCCCGACAGGTCATGAGAGCAAGTCTGACTTAAATGAACGCCAGTCTGCCTCAAGTCTGGGCCAGGTCCGGGCTAAGTCTGGGGTAAAAAAATCCCCATCAGGGCAGGCAGAACACGGGTTCAGCGTACCGCAAGTCGGGGTAACGGAAGACACCGTGATAAAAGGAAAAAAGAAAACACGCCCCTTGTCTGCGCCCGCCCCTCAATCTCAACCGGAGGTCAATCATGGCAAACCGTAA
- a CDS encoding helix-turn-helix domain-containing protein, whose translation MAASISSEEQVFMMTLGQRISALRKHAGLTQAQLAQALNVSQQAVQSWEAGRRRIQISVLPEIAKLLSVSLEELFGEESDTIPRKRGPASRLEQQIQIISQLPRAKQKLVSEMLDAVIAQAQQ comes from the coding sequence ATGGCCGCCTCCATCAGTAGTGAAGAACAGGTATTTATGATGACGTTAGGTCAGCGGATTTCTGCCCTGCGTAAACACGCCGGACTTACACAAGCGCAACTGGCTCAGGCACTGAACGTTTCTCAGCAAGCGGTTCAGTCATGGGAAGCGGGCAGAAGACGGATCCAGATCTCTGTTCTGCCTGAGATAGCAAAGTTACTTTCCGTCTCGCTCGAAGAACTGTTCGGCGAAGAGAGCGACACGATCCCCCGTAAACGGGGACCGGCTTCACGGCTTGAGCAACAGATACAGATTATCAGCCAGTTGCCCCGCGCTAAGCAGAAGCTGGTTTCAGAGATGCTGGATGCGGTAATTGCACAGGCACAACAGTAA
- a CDS encoding SymE family type I addiction module toxin → MANRDCNADLAISKARRSYKVGYARTRHEDRSTGMTRYYSQHPSLHLKGNWLEEAGFATGQPVQVSVEHGQLIIRLVEYN, encoded by the coding sequence ATGGCTAACCGCGATTGTAATGCAGATTTAGCGATTTCAAAAGCCCGGCGCAGCTATAAGGTGGGGTATGCCCGCACCCGCCACGAAGACCGCAGCACCGGTATGACCCGCTATTACAGCCAGCACCCCAGTTTGCATCTTAAAGGCAACTGGCTGGAAGAAGCGGGCTTTGCCACCGGACAGCCAGTACAGGTCAGTGTTGAGCACGGGCAGTTGATTATCCGGCTCGTTGAGTACAACTGA
- a CDS encoding SMI1/KNR4 family protein codes for MNTKLNDVIEEIERLSDGQRNDVDLPDDELISQYEKEIGFEFSNDYKEVLKKISNIFYGTIDLLSVTRDKKYYGELSQALSDAREQGLPENLLPICEDNGSYYCIDYDGKIKYWTLDGYNEESWPDLASWIKQVWIEGN; via the coding sequence ATGAATACTAAACTTAATGATGTTATTGAAGAAATCGAACGCTTATCAGATGGTCAAAGAAATGATGTTGATTTGCCAGATGATGAATTAATTTCTCAGTATGAAAAAGAAATTGGTTTCGAATTTTCAAATGATTATAAAGAGGTTTTGAAAAAAATAAGTAATATATTCTACGGAACTATAGATTTGTTATCTGTTACCCGTGATAAAAAATATTATGGAGAACTGTCACAAGCGTTAAGCGATGCAAGAGAGCAAGGGCTACCTGAAAATTTGCTCCCGATCTGTGAAGATAATGGCAGTTATTATTGTATTGATTATGACGGAAAAATTAAGTACTGGACGCTTGATGGTTATAACGAGGAAAGTTGGCCTGATCTTGCTAGCTGGATAAAGCAAGTATGGATAGAAGGTAATTAG